A single window of Cottoperca gobio chromosome 9, fCotGob3.1, whole genome shotgun sequence DNA harbors:
- the zfand5a gene encoding AN1-type zinc finger protein 5a isoform X1: MNFEGSSSCGDMAQETNQSQVPMLCATGCGFFGNPRTNGMCSVCYKDHLTRQQSSDRMSPLSPMGSAGSPTLEVSAIQRLEASLAKVDASPASSPDMSRTAQGSLPVTQQMTEMSISREDKPEPLEPVVNQPAASSPSPVASSSSEEGKGDTPKPKKNRCFMCRKRVGLTGFDCRCGNLFCGIHRYSDKHNCPYDYKAEAAAKIRKENPVVVADKIQRI, encoded by the exons ACATGGCCCAAGAGACGAACCAGAGCCAGGTGCCCATGCTTTGTGCCACAGGCTGTGGTTTCTTTGGCAACCCGAGAACCAATGGCATGTGCTCCGTATGCTATAAGGATCACCTGACACGGCAGCAGAGCAGCGACCGCATGAGCCCCCTCAGCCCTATGG GCTCGGCAGGCAGTCCTACTTTAGAGGTCTCAGCCATCCAGAGACTAGAAGCCAGTCTAGCCAAGGTTGATGCCTCCCCTGCCTCTTCACCAGACATGTCTAG AACTGCTCAAGGATCTCTTCCTGTTACTCAACAAATGACAGAGATGAGCATTTCGAGAGAAGACAAGCCAGAACCCCTAGAGCCTG TTGTAAACCAGCCTGCTGCTTCTAGTCCTTCTCCTGTAGCTTCTTCCAGCAGTGAAGAAGGCAAGGGAGACACCCCCAAACCCAAGAAGAATAGGTGCTTTATGTGCCGCAAAAGGGTGGGCCTTACAG GGTTCGACTGTCGCTGTGGCAACTTGTTCTGTGGCATCCACCGGTACTCCGACAAGCACAATTGTCCCTATGATTACAAGGCCGAGGCGGCCGCCAAGATCCGTAAAGAGAACCCCGTGGTGGTGGCGGACAAGATCCAGAGAATATAG
- the zfand5a gene encoding AN1-type zinc finger protein 5a isoform X2, whose translation MAQETNQSQVPMLCATGCGFFGNPRTNGMCSVCYKDHLTRQQSSDRMSPLSPMGSAGSPTLEVSAIQRLEASLAKVDASPASSPDMSRTAQGSLPVTQQMTEMSISREDKPEPLEPVVNQPAASSPSPVASSSSEEGKGDTPKPKKNRCFMCRKRVGLTGFDCRCGNLFCGIHRYSDKHNCPYDYKAEAAAKIRKENPVVVADKIQRI comes from the exons ATGGCCCAAGAGACGAACCAGAGCCAGGTGCCCATGCTTTGTGCCACAGGCTGTGGTTTCTTTGGCAACCCGAGAACCAATGGCATGTGCTCCGTATGCTATAAGGATCACCTGACACGGCAGCAGAGCAGCGACCGCATGAGCCCCCTCAGCCCTATGG GCTCGGCAGGCAGTCCTACTTTAGAGGTCTCAGCCATCCAGAGACTAGAAGCCAGTCTAGCCAAGGTTGATGCCTCCCCTGCCTCTTCACCAGACATGTCTAG AACTGCTCAAGGATCTCTTCCTGTTACTCAACAAATGACAGAGATGAGCATTTCGAGAGAAGACAAGCCAGAACCCCTAGAGCCTG TTGTAAACCAGCCTGCTGCTTCTAGTCCTTCTCCTGTAGCTTCTTCCAGCAGTGAAGAAGGCAAGGGAGACACCCCCAAACCCAAGAAGAATAGGTGCTTTATGTGCCGCAAAAGGGTGGGCCTTACAG GGTTCGACTGTCGCTGTGGCAACTTGTTCTGTGGCATCCACCGGTACTCCGACAAGCACAATTGTCCCTATGATTACAAGGCCGAGGCGGCCGCCAAGATCCGTAAAGAGAACCCCGTGGTGGTGGCGGACAAGATCCAGAGAATATAG
- the snrnp200 gene encoding LOW QUALITY PROTEIN: U5 small nuclear ribonucleoprotein 200 kDa helicase (The sequence of the model RefSeq protein was modified relative to this genomic sequence to represent the inferred CDS: deleted 1 base in 1 codon), which produces MADVTARSLQYEYKANSNLVLQADRSLIDRTRRDEPTGEVLSLVGKLEGTKMGDKSQRTKPQKLEERRDKRRKRDEDRHDINKMKGFTLLSEGIDEMVGIVYKPKTKETRETYEVLLSFIHAALGDQPRDILCGAADEVLAVLKNDKMRDKERRREVEQLLGPADDTRYHVLVNLGKKISDYGGDKDLQNMDDNIDETYGVNVQFESDEEEGDEDQFGEVRDEHSDEDSEGEEAGVGCALSANLGATGDVMTVKKKDLHPRDIDAFWLQRQLSRFYDDAIVSQKKADEVLEILKTASDDRECENQLVLLLGFNTFDFIKILRQHRRMIQYCTMLASAQSEAEKERIIGKMESDQELSKILYQLQETEKEDIIREERSRRERVRKSRVDDMEAMDVDHGESLAPRQLLDLDDLAFTQGSHFMANKRCQLPDGSFRKQRKGYEEVHVPALKPKPFGDDEVLVPIEKLPKYAQAGFEGFKTLNRIQSKLYRQALETDENLLVCAPTGAGKTNVALMAMLREIGKHINLDGTINVDDFKIIYIAPMRSLVQEMVGNFSKRLATYGITVSELTGDHQLCKEEINATQIIVCTPEKWDIITRKGGERTYTQLVRLIIIDEIHLLHDDRGPVLESLVARTIRNVELTQEDVRLLGLSATLPNYEDVATCLRVDPAKGLFYFDNSFRPVPLEQTYVGITEKKAIKRFQIMNEIVYEKIMEHAGKNQVLVFVHSRKETGKTARAIRDMCLEKDTLGLFLREGSASTEVLRTEAEQCKNLELKDLLPYGFAIHHAGMTRVDRTLVEDLFADRHIQVLVSTATLAWGVNLPAHTVIIKGTQVYSPEKGRWTELGALDILQMLGRAGRPQYDTKGEGILITSHGELQYYLSLLNQQLPIESQMVCKLPDMLNAEIVLGNVQTVKDAVNWLGYTYLYVRMLRNPTLYGVSHDDRSADPLLERRRMDLVHTAANVLDKNSLVKYDKRTGSFQVTDLGRIASHFYITHDSIQTYNQLLKPTLSEIELFRVFSLSSEFRNINVREEEKLELQKLLERVPIPVKESIEEPSAKINVLLQAYISQLKLEGFALMADMVYVTQSAGRLMRAIFEIVLNRGWAQLTDKTMNLCKMIDKRMWQSMSPLRQFKKLPEEVIKKIEKKNFPFERLYDLNHNEIGELIRMPKMGKTIHKYVHQFPKLDLAVHLQPITRSTLKVELTITPDFQWDDKIHGSSEAFWILVEDVDSEVILHHEYFLLKAKYAQDEHLVTFFVPVFEPLPPQYFIRVVSDRWLSCETQLPVSFRHLILPEKYPPPTELLDLQPLPVTALRNSAFEALYQNKFPFFNPIQTQVFNAVYNSDDNVFVGAPTGSGKTICAEFAILRMLLHNAEGRCVYITPMEALAEQVFVDWHQKFQDLLNKKVVLLTGETSTDLKLLGKGDIIVSTPDKWDILSRRWKQRKNVQNVSLFIVDETHLIGGENGPVLEVICSRMRYISSQIERPIRIVALSSSLSNAKDVAHWLGCNTTATFNFHPNVRPVPLELHIQGFNVSHTQTRLLSMAKPVYHAIMKHSPSKPAVVFVPSRRQTRLTAIDILTFCAADVVPQRFLHCTEKDLAPFLAKINDSTLKETLANGVGYLHEGLSATERRIVEQLFNSGAVQVVVSSRSLCWGINISAHLVIVMDTQYYNGKIHAYVDYPIYDVLQMVGKANRPMQDDEGRCVIMCQGSKKDFFKKFLYEPLPVESHLDHCLHDHFNAEIVTKTVENKQDAVDYLTWTFLYRRMTQNPNYYNLQGMSHRHLSDHLSELVEHTLHDLEQSKCISIEDEMDVAPLNLGMIAAYYYINYTTIELFSMSLNAKTKIRGLIEIISNAAEYKNIPIRHHEDSLLRQLAQKVPHKLNNPKFNDPHVKTNLLLQAHLSRMQLSAELQSDTEEILSKAVRLIQACVDVLSSNGWLSPALAAMELAQMVTQAMWSKDSYLKQLPFFTSEHIKRCTDQGVESIFDIMEMEDEERTALLQLSDAQMADVARFSNRYPNIELSYEVAEKDNLKSGSPVLVQVQLEREEEVTGPVIAPLFPQKREEGWWVVIGDPKSNSLISIKRLTLQQKAKVKLDFVAPAMGVHNYTLYFMSDAYMGCDQEYKFSADVKEADSEGDSDSD; this is translated from the exons ATGGCGGATGTTACTGCCCGTAGCTTGCAGTACGAGTACAAAGCG AACTCCAACTTGGTGTTACAAGCTGATCGATCTTTGATCGACCGCACACGGAGAGATGAGCCCACTGGAGAAGTCCTGTCCCTGGTGGGAAAACTGGAGGGGACCAAGATGGGGGACAAGTCTCAGAGGACCAAACCTCAGAAGCTGGAGGAGAGACGAGACAA GAGGCGTAaaagagatgaggacagacacgACATCAACAAAATGAAGGGCTTTACTCTTCTGTCTGAAGGCATTGACGAAATGGTGGGCATCGTGTACAAGCCTAAAACCAAAGAAACCAGAGAGACCTATGAAGTGTTGCTGAGTTTCATCCATGCTGCTTTAGGAGATCAG CCGCGTGATATTCTGTGTGGAGCGGCTGATGAGGTGTTAGCAGTGTTGAAGAATGATAAAATGAGGGACAAGGAAAGACGACGAGAAGTAGAGCAACTTCTTGGGCCTGCTGATGACACCCGCTACCATGTGTTGGTGAATTTGGGCAAGAAGATCTCCGACTACGGAGGGGACAAGGACTTACAGAATATGG ATGACAACATTGATGAAACGTATGGTGTGAATGTCCAGTTTGAGTCTGATGAGGAG GAGGGGGATGAAGACCAGTTTGGAGAGGTACGAGACGAACACTCGGATGAAGACAGCGAAGGAGAGGAGGCGGGTGTGGGCTGCGCTCTGTCagccaat CTCGGTGCCACAGGCGACGTTATGACGGTGAAGAAAAAGGATCTGCATCCTCGAGACATTGATGCCTTCTGGCTCCAGCGTCAGCTCAGCCGTTTCTATGATGATGCCATCGTCTCCCAAAAGAAAGCCGATGAAGTCTTAGAAATCCTCAAG ACTGCCAGCGATGATAGAGAATGTGAGAACCAGCTGGTGTTGCTGCTGGGCTTCAACACCTTCGATTTCATCAAAATCCTCCGTCAGCATCGCCGCATGA TTCAGTATTGTACCATGTTGGCAAGCGCTCAGAGCGAGGCAGAAAAGGAGCGGATCATTGGAAAGATGGAGTCAGATCAGGAACTGTCGAAGattctttaccagctgcaagaGACTGAGAAGGAGGATATTATTAGG GAGGAGAGATCTCGCAGAGAGAGGGTGAGGAAGTCTCGTGTGGATGACATGGAAGCGATGGACGTTGACCATGGAGAG TCATTGGCTCCTCGACAGTTGCTGGACCTTGATGACCTGGCCTTCACACAGGGGAGCCATTTCATGGCCAACAAGCGTTGCCAGCTGCCAGACGGCTCATTTCGCAAACAGCGCAAAGGTTATGAAGAAGTTCATGTGCCTGCCCTCAAACCCAAGCCCTTTGGAGACGATGAG GTGCTTGTTCCCATTGAGAAGTTGCCTAAGTATGCACAGGCTGGATTTGAAGGCTTCAAAACCCTGAACCGCATCCAAAGCAAACTGTAC AGACAGGCCCTGGAGACCGATGAGAACCTGCTAGTGTGCGCCCCCACG GGAGCTGGTAAGACTAATGTTGCTTTGATGGCAATGCTGAGAGAAATTGGAAAGCACATAAACTTGGATGGAACCATCAATGTGGACGACTTCAAAATCATCTACATTGCACCCATGCGCTCACTCGTACAGGAGATGGTGGGAAATTTCAGTAAG CGCTTGGCAACTTACGGCATCACGGTGTCTGAGCTGACCGGAGACCACCAGCTCTGTAAAGAGGAGATTAACGCCACTCAAATCATCGTCTGCACCCCCGAGAAATGGGACATCATCACCCGTAAAGGCGGAGAGCGTACATACACCCAGCTAGTGCGCCTCATTATCATT GATGAAATCCATCTTCTGCACGATGACCGTGGACCCGTGTTGGAATCGCTGGTGGCGAGGACCATCCGCAATGTGGAGCTGACCCAGGAGGATGTGCGTCTGCTCGGCCTCAGTGCCACACTGCCCAACTACGAGGATGTGGCGACCTGCCTGCGTGTAGATCCCGCCAAGGGACTCTTCTACTTCGACAACAG TTTCCGCCCTGTGCCCCTAGAGCAGACTTATGTCGGCATCACAGAGAAGAAGGCCATCAAGCGTTTCCAGATCATGAATGAGATTGTCTATGAAAAGATAATGGAACACGCTGGAAAGAACCAG GTGCTAGTATTTGTCCACTCCAGGAAGGAGACAGGAAAGACAGCAAGAGCTATAAGAGACATGTGTTTGGAGAAGGACACACTGGGTCTCTTCCTCAGAGAGGGTTCAGCGTCTACTGAAGTGTTGAGAACTGAAGCTGAGCAGTGCAAG AACCTCGAACTGAAGGATTTGCTGCCTTATGGCTTCGCGATCCACCACGCTGGTATGACCAGAGTGGACCGTACGCTGGTGGAGGATCTGTTTGCAGATCGACACATCCAGGTTCTGGTGTCCACAGCTACTCTGGCTTGGGGTGTCAACCTGCCGGCTCACACTGTCATCATCAAAGGCACTCAGGTGTACAGCCCAGAGAAAGGCAGATGGACTGAACTCGGAGCCCtggacattttgcag ATGCTGGGTCGAGCCGGTCGTCCTCAGTACGACACCAAAGGAGAGGGAATCCTGATCACGTCCCACGGAGAGCTGCAGTACTACCTGTCCCTCCTCAACCAGCAGCTGCCCATAGAGAGTCAGATGGTGTGCAAGCTGCCTGACATGCTCAATGCAGAGATAGTGCTGGGCAATGTGCAGACCGTGAAG GATGCTGTGAACTGGCTCGGCTACACCTACCTGTATGTGCGCATGCTCCGCAACCCCACCCTGTACGGTGTCTCCCACGATGACCGGAGTGCAGACCCCCTGCTGGAGAGACGCAGGATGGACCTGGTGCACACAGCAGCCAATGTCCTGGACAAGAACAGCCTTGTAAAGTATGACAAGAGGACGGGCAGCTTCCAG GTTACGGACCTGGGACGCATTGCCAGTCACTTCTACATCACTCATGACTCCATTCAAACTTACAACCAGCTGCTGAAGCCCACTCTCAGTGAGATCGAGCTCTTCAGAGTCTTTTCACTTTCCTCAGAGTTCAGGAACATCAACGTGAGAGAG GAGGAGAAGTTGGAACTTCAGAAGCTGCTGGAAAGAGTTCCCATTCCTGTGAAGGAAAGCATCGAGGAGCCCAGTGCTAAG ATCAACGTGCTGCTCCAGGCGTACATCTCTCAACTCAAACTGGAAGGCTTTGCTCTGATGGCCGACATGGTGTATGTTACACAG AGTGCTGGAAGGTTAATGCGAGCCATATTTGAGATTGTTCTCAACAGAGGCTGGGCTCAACTGACAGACAAGACCATGAATCTCTGCAAGATGATTGACAAAAGAAT GTGGCAGTCGATGTCTCCGCTGCGACAGTTCAAGAAGCTGCCAGAGGAAGTGATCAAGAAGATCGAGAAGAAGAACTTCCCCTTCGAGCGTCTCTATGACCTCAACCACAATGAGATCG GTGAGCTGATCCGAATGCCAAAAATGGGGAAGACTATCCACAAATACGTCCACCAGTTCCCCAAACTGGACCTGGCTGTCCATCTGCAGCCCATCACCCGCTCCACCCTGAAGGTGGAGCTCACCATCACGCCTGACTTCCAGTGGGATGACAAG ATTCATGGATCTTCTGAGGCTTTCTGGATCCTGGTTGAGGATGTGGACAGTGAGGTCATCCTCCACCACGAGTACTTCCTGCTCAAAGCCAAGTACGCCCAGGACGAACACCTTGTGACTTTCTTTGTCCCGGTGTTCGAGCCTCTGCCGCCACAGTACTTCATCCGCGTGGTCTCCGACCGATGGCTGT cCTGCGAGACTCAGCTGCCAGTATCTTTCCGTCACCTGATCCTCCCAGAGAAGTACCCCCCGCCTACTGAGCTGCTGGATCTGCAGCCGCTGCCCGTCACTGCTCTCAGGAACTCTGCCTTTGAGGCTCTCTACCAGAACAAGTTCCCCTTCTTCAACCCCATTCAGACACAAG TGTTCAACGCTGTGTACAACAGTGACGACAATGTGTTTGTGGGAGCTCCCACCGGCAGTGGAAAGACCATCTGTGCTGAGTTTGCTATTCTGAGGATGCTGCTGCACAACGCAGAAGGCCGCTGTGTCTACATCACCCCGATGGAAGCACTGGCCGAACAG GTGTTTGTTGACTGGCACCAGAAGTTCCAGGACCTCCTGAACAAAAAGGTGGTGCTGCTGACGGGAGAAACTAGCACGGATCTGAAGCTTTTGGGAAAAGGTGACATTATTGTCAGCACCCCCGATAAATGGGACATCCTGTCTCGGCGCTGGAAACAGAGGAAGAACGTGCAGAACGTCAGCCTCTTCATTGTGGATGAGACGCACCTCATCGGAGGAGAAAATGGA CCTGTGTTGGAGGTCATCTGCTCCAGGATGAGGTACATCTCCTCTCAGATTGAGCGTCCCATCCGCATCGTGGCCCTCAGCTCGTCTTTGTCCAACGCCAAGGACGTGGCTCACTGGCTGGGCTGCAACACCACAGCCACATTCAACTTCCACCCCAACGTCAGACCTGTGCCTCTGGAGCTGCACATCCAG GGCTTCAATGTGAGTCACACTCAGACTCGCCTGCTGTCCATGGCTAAGCCGGTATACCACGCCATCATGAAGCACTCTCCCTCCAAGCCGGCTGTGGTGTTCGTCCCATCTCGCAGACAGACTCGCCTCACAGCCATCGACATCCTGACTTTCTGTGCTGCTGACGTGGTTCCTCAGAG gtTCTTGCATTGCACTGAGAAAGACCTTGCTCCATTCTTGGCGAAAATAAATGACTCGACTCTGAAAGAGACTCTGGCCAACGGCGTGGGCTACCTGCACGAGGGCCTGTCTGCAACCGAACGCAGAATAGTGGAGCAGCTCTTTAACTCAG GTGCTGTTCAGGTGGTGGTGTCCTCTCGTTCACTCTGCTGGGGCATCAACATCTCCGCACACCTCGTCATTGTCATGGACACGCAGTACTACAATGGCAAAATCCATGC ataTGTGGACTATCCCATATATGACGTCCTCCAGATGGTGGGCAAGGCGAACAGACCCATGCAAGATGACGAGGGACGCTGTGTTATCATGTGTCAGGGCTCCAAGAAG GACTTCTTCAAGAAGTTCCTGTACGAGCCGCTGCCGGTGGAGTCTCACTTGGACCACTGCCTTCATGACCACTTCAATGCCGAGATAGTCACCAAGACTGTTGAGAACAAGCAGGACGCTGTGGACTACTTGACGTGGACATTCCTCTACCGCCGTATGACGCAGAACCCCAACTACTACAACCTGCAAG GCATGTCTCATCGTCACCTGTCCGACCATCTGTCTGAGCTGGTGGAGCACACGCTACACGACCTGGAGCAGTCCAAGTGCATCAGCATAGAGGACGAGATGGACGTAGCGCCGCTCAACTTGGGCATGATCGCTGCCTACTACTACATCAACTACACCACCATCG AGTTGTTCAGCATGTCGCTGAATGCCAAGACAAAGATCCGCGGGTTAATTGAGATCATCTCCAACGCTGCCGAGTACAAGAACATTCCAATCAGACATCACGAGGATTCACTTCTCCGACAG TTGGCACAGAAGGTGCCCCACAAACTGAACAACCCGAAGTTCAACGATCCCCACGTGAAGACCAACCTGCTGCTGCAAGCCCATCTCTCCAGGATGCAGCTGAGTGCCGAGCTGCAGTCGGACACGGAGGAGATCCTGAGCAAG gCGGTTCGTCTGATCCAGGCCTGCGTTGATGTGCTGTCCAGTAACGGCTGGCTGAGTCCTGCACTGGCGGCCATGGAGCTGGCCCAGATGGTCACACAGGCCATGTGGTCCAAGGACTCGTACCTCAAACAGCTGCCCTTCTTCACCTCAGAGCACATCAAGCGCTGCACAGATCAG GGTGTGGAGAGTATCTTTGATATCATGGAGATGGAGGATGAAGAAAGAACTGCTTTGCTGCAGCTCTCAGACGCCCAGATGGCCGACGTGGCTCGCTTCTCCAACCGCTACCCCAACATCGAGCTGTCGTACGAAGTGGCAGAAAAGGACAACCTCAAGAG TGGCAGTCCAGTTCTGGTCCAGGTtcagctggagagagaggaggaggtgaccGGACCCGTCATCGCACCGCTCTTCCCACAG AAACGTGAGGAGGGCTGGTGGGTGGTCATCGGAGACCCCAAGTCTAACAGCCTCATCTCGATCAAGAGGCTGACGCTGCAGCAGAAAGCAAAG GTCAAGCTGGACTTTGTTGCACCAGCGATGGGCGTTCACAACTACACGCTGTACTTCATGAGTGACGCGTATATGGGCTGTGACCAGGAGTACAAGTTCAGCGCAGATGTGAAGGAGGCTGACAGCGAAGGAGACAGCGACTCGGACTAA